Proteins encoded within one genomic window of Streptomyces sp. NBC_01314:
- a CDS encoding NAD(P)/FAD-dependent oxidoreductase, whose amino-acid sequence MSRDLVVVGSGIVGASVAYHAARAGANVTLVDAGRPGAGVTADSFAWIGSSGVLKVPAAGLRATATAEYHRLGAELPGLPVTWSGSLSWNRQDSAPDAGPGQTIVDATTVATLEPNLRQPPEWAVWAPGDGAVDSVGVTERLVAAARTHGARVHLDTPVTAVRRDAAGRIAGVETTAGPLSGATVVLAAGVATAALGAPLGVRVPVEPSPSPLFRLSAPAGLVRTVVNTEDFDLRQVAPDRLIAAADSPERTLAAVRSTFHGTGSVELLGTRLGVRPMPADGEPIVGPVAEVPGLYLAVMHSAVTLAAAVGRLVARELVEGTVESALSGCRPDRF is encoded by the coding sequence GTGAGTAGGGACTTGGTCGTCGTCGGCTCCGGCATTGTCGGCGCATCGGTGGCGTATCACGCCGCTCGGGCGGGCGCCAACGTGACGTTGGTCGACGCCGGGCGGCCAGGCGCCGGCGTGACGGCGGACTCGTTCGCCTGGATCGGATCGTCCGGCGTGCTCAAAGTTCCGGCCGCCGGGCTGCGGGCCACCGCGACGGCGGAGTACCACCGGCTCGGGGCCGAGTTGCCGGGACTCCCGGTGACCTGGTCCGGCTCGCTGAGCTGGAACAGGCAGGACAGTGCGCCGGACGCCGGACCCGGGCAGACGATCGTGGACGCGACCACGGTGGCGACGCTCGAACCCAACCTTCGGCAGCCTCCGGAGTGGGCTGTCTGGGCGCCGGGGGACGGCGCTGTTGACTCGGTGGGCGTGACCGAGCGGCTGGTCGCGGCCGCTCGCACCCATGGCGCTCGGGTACATCTGGACACGCCGGTTACCGCGGTCCGCCGGGATGCAGCGGGCCGGATTGCCGGGGTTGAGACGACAGCAGGCCCCCTCTCCGGTGCGACGGTGGTGCTGGCGGCCGGAGTTGCCACGGCCGCGCTGGGCGCACCGCTCGGCGTGCGCGTCCCGGTCGAACCGTCGCCGTCGCCGCTGTTCCGGCTCAGCGCCCCGGCCGGTCTGGTCCGCACCGTGGTCAACACCGAGGACTTCGATCTCCGGCAGGTCGCCCCGGACCGGCTGATCGCCGCCGCGGACTCGCCCGAACGGACCCTTGCCGCCGTCCGGTCCACTTTCCATGGCACCGGGAGCGTCGAGCTGCTCGGCACCCGACTCGGAGTGCGCCCGATGCCGGCCGACGGTGAGCCGATCGTCGGCCCGGTCGCCGAGGTCCCCGGCCTCTACTTGGCAGTGATGCACTCGGCGGTCACGCTCGCCGCGGCCGTGGGCCGCCTGGTCGCGCGGGAGTTGGTCGAGGGAACCGTTGAGTCGGCTCTGTCAGGTTGCCGCCCAGATCGCTTCTGA
- a CDS encoding alpha-amylase family glycosyl hydrolase, giving the protein MSNPTPTNDAANDSWWRTAAIYQVYIRSFADGDGDGTGDIAGLRSRLQYLAYLGIDAIWINPWYPSPLADGGYDVSDYRDIHPTYGTLGEARKLITEAHELGLRVILDIVPNHTSDQHAWFQQALRAAPGSPARDRFIFRDGKGEEGSEPPNDWHAAFGGPTWTRTPDGQWYLHLFAPEQPDLNWDNGEVRAEFESILRFWFDLGVDGFRIDVAHGMVKDPALPDLGLTEFSVIASEDEGNHPHWDREGVHDIFRGWRAVADSYPDPRVFVAEAHVRPGRMPDYLRPDELHTAFNFDFLKCAFEADKLREVIDRTITDLAKVGAPATWVLSNHDETRHVTRYGRAHTGVQTLFRNQPIAGDLALGTRRARAAALLMLALPGSAYIYQGEELGLYEVEDLPESALQDPTWERSGHTVRGRDGCRVPLPWTGDTSPFGFSTSVSAEPWLPQPEQWKFYTAEANQADRTSMLQLYRSALRLRRTNPGLRSEDFHWLDSPPGTLLFERGNGLLCAVNLTDQPTPLPAATSPLIASAPLDKAGLLPPDTTALLHRD; this is encoded by the coding sequence CGAACGACGCCGCGAACGACTCCTGGTGGCGGACCGCCGCGATCTACCAGGTCTACATACGCAGCTTCGCCGACGGCGACGGCGACGGAACCGGCGACATCGCCGGTCTCCGCTCCCGTCTGCAGTACCTGGCCTACCTCGGCATCGACGCGATCTGGATCAACCCCTGGTACCCGTCCCCGCTGGCCGACGGCGGCTACGACGTCTCCGACTACCGTGACATCCACCCCACCTACGGCACCCTCGGCGAGGCACGGAAACTGATCACCGAGGCCCACGAACTGGGCCTGCGGGTGATCCTGGACATCGTCCCCAACCACACCTCCGACCAACACGCCTGGTTCCAGCAGGCGTTGAGGGCCGCGCCCGGCTCCCCGGCACGAGACCGGTTCATCTTCCGTGACGGGAAAGGGGAAGAGGGCAGCGAGCCGCCGAACGACTGGCACGCGGCCTTCGGCGGCCCCACCTGGACCCGCACGCCGGACGGCCAGTGGTACCTGCACCTCTTCGCCCCCGAACAGCCCGACCTCAACTGGGACAACGGCGAGGTCCGGGCCGAGTTCGAGTCGATCCTGCGCTTCTGGTTCGACCTGGGCGTCGACGGCTTCCGCATCGACGTCGCCCACGGCATGGTCAAGGACCCGGCCCTCCCGGACCTCGGCCTGACCGAGTTCTCCGTCATCGCCAGCGAAGACGAGGGGAACCATCCGCACTGGGACCGCGAGGGTGTCCACGACATCTTCCGCGGCTGGCGCGCCGTCGCCGACAGCTACCCCGACCCCCGCGTCTTCGTCGCCGAGGCCCACGTCCGCCCCGGCCGCATGCCCGACTACCTCCGCCCCGACGAACTCCACACCGCCTTCAACTTCGACTTCCTCAAGTGCGCTTTCGAGGCGGACAAGCTGAGGGAAGTGATCGACCGCACGATCACCGATCTGGCGAAGGTCGGTGCCCCCGCCACCTGGGTCCTCTCCAACCACGACGAGACCCGCCACGTCACCCGCTACGGCCGCGCCCACACCGGGGTCCAGACCCTGTTCCGGAACCAACCGATCGCCGGCGACCTCGCCCTCGGCACCCGCCGAGCACGGGCGGCAGCCCTGCTGATGCTGGCCCTGCCGGGAAGCGCGTACATCTACCAGGGCGAGGAACTCGGCCTCTACGAGGTAGAAGACCTCCCCGAATCGGCGCTTCAGGACCCCACCTGGGAACGCTCCGGCCACACCGTCCGAGGCCGCGACGGCTGCCGCGTCCCTCTCCCCTGGACCGGCGACACCTCACCCTTCGGCTTCAGCACGTCCGTCTCCGCCGAGCCCTGGCTCCCCCAGCCCGAGCAGTGGAAGTTCTACACCGCCGAAGCCAACCAGGCCGACCGCACCTCCATGCTCCAGCTCTACCGCTCCGCCCTGCGCCTGCGCCGCACCAACCCGGGCCTGCGGAGCGAGGACTTCCACTGGCTCGACAGCCCGCCCGGCACCCTCCTTTTCGAACGCGGCAACGGCCTGCTGTGCGCGGTCAACCTCACCGACCAGCCGACCCCGCTCCCCGCCGCCACCAGCCCCCTCATCGCGTCAGCACCCCTGGACAAAGCCGGGCTACTGCCCCCCGACACCACGGCCCTGCTGCACCGGGACTGA